In Persicimonas caeni, a single window of DNA contains:
- a CDS encoding MaoC/PaaZ C-terminal domain-containing protein, which translates to MAVSSKHILQQGPVIAGLAKTAVAAIKQQFSESKGTAHAPGPVFRKTIDPRPRDLVRDYVRHVGGSTSEYRDHLPPHLFPQWGFALSTRTLEGVPYPLMRVMNGGCRMEVNAPLPTNEPLEVSAQLTDVDDNGRRAVLEQKIVTGTASNPEALVGYFYAFVPLGGGKAAKTQKSEKPKKKKEKPRVPDDVREVTRWWIPADAGLDFAKLTGDFNPVHWVPPHARAMGFKNVILHGFSTMARAFEGINRELYKGLEEIRVFEVKFTRPLVLPAEVGLYVDDDNGVYVGDAPGGPAYMVGGYELKA; encoded by the coding sequence ATGGCGGTATCGAGCAAGCATATTCTGCAGCAGGGGCCGGTGATCGCCGGCCTGGCGAAGACGGCCGTGGCGGCGATCAAGCAGCAGTTCTCCGAGTCGAAGGGGACGGCGCACGCGCCCGGGCCGGTCTTTCGCAAGACCATCGACCCGCGCCCGCGCGACCTGGTGCGCGACTACGTGCGCCACGTCGGCGGCAGCACGAGCGAGTATCGTGACCACTTGCCGCCGCATCTCTTTCCGCAGTGGGGCTTCGCCCTGTCGACGCGCACCCTCGAGGGCGTGCCTTACCCCCTCATGCGCGTGATGAACGGCGGGTGTCGCATGGAGGTGAACGCTCCGCTCCCCACGAACGAGCCGCTCGAGGTCAGCGCTCAGCTCACCGACGTCGACGACAACGGCCGGCGCGCGGTGCTCGAGCAGAAGATTGTGACCGGCACCGCCTCCAATCCCGAGGCGCTTGTGGGCTACTTCTACGCCTTCGTACCGCTCGGTGGGGGCAAAGCAGCGAAGACGCAAAAGAGCGAAAAGCCAAAGAAAAAGAAGGAAAAGCCACGCGTGCCCGACGACGTGCGCGAAGTGACCCGCTGGTGGATTCCGGCCGACGCGGGGCTCGACTTTGCCAAGCTCACCGGCGACTTCAACCCGGTGCACTGGGTTCCGCCGCATGCGCGCGCCATGGGCTTCAAGAACGTCATTTTGCACGGCTTCTCGACGATGGCCCGCGCCTTCGAGGGCATCAACCGCGAACTCTACAAAGGACTCGAAGAGATTCGAGTCTTCGAGGTCAAGTTCACCCGCCCGCTGGTGCTCCCCGCCGAGGTCGGCCTGTACGTCGACGATGACAACGGCGTGTACGTCGGCGACGCGCCGGGCGGCCCGGCGTATATGGTCGGTGGGTATGAGTTGAAGGCGTAG
- a CDS encoding N-acetylmuramoyl-L-alanine amidase, whose product MYDDQPLEDYGPEYETRRGELTEFCQVPVEGYGTLSVEDEYLAQVVTCEHEGAPMETLKAQAIAARGYAKYVVDVEQRAVSPTVRDQAYNCGRPATDRARQAVRETSGMVLTHNGKLIMPFYVAGSTNVDSNSCRASGSSGTQRYVTYNEGRIGSGVRPSSLGWSGSPANRGAMSQNGAACLANNGWNAERILRFFYGDDIRVTQLPGSCVDSGTSIDPSNSGSTFDPDEDDGGGASQTCDTTTTAPDIITRSQWGARAPRYNRPRHSPNRFTIHHTVTSNNDTNPMRTVKQVQNYHMDSNGWADIGYHYLVDQQGRIYQGNPVDRRGAHVGGHNTGNIGISFLGNYQSLQPTEEQLASAGQLIRHLSDRYGISPSASNVKGHRDQGSTACPGNHLYAQIERIIRHANGEAETECDEKSGGGGGNTGSPEFRYVRVKAVSPDPLGANDTVEGFELDSVFYERAGAGTTHMAAGVGGSSGATNTGAAVGQPDNTSCDNRSSTVAGIQDGGHIIVQFSEGLRPGDTLHVVQANYNVGLNDCAPSGTAEIAISTDGSNWQVVSSGVSGNAAVQVSPSFVRFVKPQPNSTHEPLVQFEVESSQDIAEVEYFADDYSLGVATQGPNFPHEYEFQNMGVRQLEVRGYDSRGNVLATDQITIEVQGGSGGGTNSAMADELGTEGGTCSGVGNGAGGPRCSDGRGGYSTGQCWAFVKAAMIRAGLATRADINALAARVGMSGYSVQVSAAGFKRAADRASAADLADTMSLRKVDMSVQDAPKGAVIAWAPGCRGFHSRYGHIEIAQGDGYGCSDYCGQLKADASCASVYVPTN is encoded by the coding sequence ATGTACGACGATCAGCCGCTCGAAGATTACGGGCCCGAATATGAGACCCGTCGTGGCGAGTTGACCGAGTTTTGCCAGGTCCCGGTCGAGGGCTACGGTACGCTGAGCGTCGAAGACGAATACCTGGCTCAGGTGGTCACTTGTGAGCACGAGGGTGCTCCGATGGAGACCCTCAAGGCGCAGGCCATCGCTGCTCGCGGCTATGCCAAGTACGTGGTCGACGTCGAGCAGCGCGCCGTGTCGCCGACCGTGCGCGACCAGGCCTATAACTGCGGTCGTCCGGCGACCGACCGCGCCCGGCAAGCGGTCCGAGAGACCTCGGGCATGGTGCTGACGCACAACGGCAAGCTGATCATGCCGTTTTACGTCGCTGGCTCCACGAACGTCGACTCCAACAGTTGCAGGGCCTCGGGAAGCTCGGGCACCCAGCGCTACGTCACCTACAACGAAGGCCGCATCGGCTCGGGCGTGCGCCCCAGCTCCTTGGGCTGGAGCGGCAGCCCGGCCAACCGCGGCGCGATGTCCCAAAACGGCGCGGCGTGTTTGGCCAACAACGGCTGGAACGCCGAGCGCATCCTGCGCTTCTTCTACGGCGACGATATCCGTGTCACCCAGCTTCCGGGCTCGTGTGTCGACTCCGGGACGAGCATCGACCCGTCCAATAGCGGCAGCACCTTCGATCCCGACGAAGACGACGGCGGCGGCGCCTCGCAGACCTGCGACACCACCACGACCGCGCCCGACATCATCACCCGTAGCCAGTGGGGCGCACGCGCTCCTCGGTACAACCGCCCGCGCCACAGCCCCAATCGATTCACGATTCACCACACGGTGACGTCGAACAACGACACCAACCCCATGCGCACCGTCAAGCAGGTCCAGAACTATCACATGGACTCCAACGGCTGGGCCGATATCGGCTACCACTACTTGGTCGACCAGCAGGGGCGGATCTACCAGGGCAACCCGGTCGACAGGCGCGGCGCGCACGTCGGCGGGCACAACACCGGCAATATTGGCATCAGCTTCTTGGGCAACTACCAGTCGCTGCAGCCGACCGAAGAGCAACTCGCCTCGGCCGGCCAACTCATCCGGCATCTGTCGGACCGCTACGGCATCAGCCCCAGCGCGAGCAACGTCAAAGGCCACCGCGACCAGGGCTCGACGGCGTGCCCGGGCAACCACCTGTACGCCCAGATCGAGCGCATCATCCGCCACGCCAACGGTGAGGCCGAGACCGAGTGCGACGAGAAATCCGGCGGCGGTGGCGGCAACACCGGCTCCCCCGAGTTCCGCTATGTGCGCGTCAAAGCCGTCAGCCCCGACCCGCTGGGGGCCAACGACACCGTGGAAGGCTTCGAGCTCGACAGCGTCTTCTACGAGCGAGCCGGCGCCGGCACCACCCACATGGCCGCAGGCGTAGGCGGCTCGAGCGGCGCGACCAATACGGGCGCTGCGGTCGGCCAACCCGACAACACGAGCTGTGACAACCGCTCGAGCACCGTGGCGGGCATCCAGGACGGCGGCCACATCATCGTGCAGTTCTCCGAGGGCCTTCGCCCCGGCGACACGCTGCACGTGGTCCAAGCCAACTACAACGTGGGCCTCAATGACTGCGCTCCCAGCGGCACCGCCGAGATCGCCATCTCCACCGACGGCTCGAACTGGCAGGTGGTCAGCAGCGGGGTGAGCGGCAACGCCGCCGTGCAGGTCAGCCCCTCGTTCGTGCGCTTCGTCAAGCCGCAGCCCAACAGCACTCACGAGCCGCTGGTCCAGTTCGAGGTCGAGTCCTCTCAGGACATCGCCGAGGTCGAGTACTTCGCCGACGACTATTCGCTGGGCGTGGCCACGCAGGGGCCGAATTTCCCCCACGAGTACGAGTTCCAGAATATGGGCGTGCGCCAACTCGAGGTGCGCGGCTACGACAGCCGAGGCAACGTGCTGGCCACCGACCAGATCACCATCGAGGTCCAGGGGGGCTCGGGCGGTGGCACCAACTCGGCGATGGCCGACGAACTCGGCACCGAGGGCGGCACCTGCTCGGGCGTGGGCAACGGCGCCGGCGGGCCGCGTTGCAGCGACGGTCGCGGCGGCTACAGCACCGGCCAGTGCTGGGCCTTCGTCAAAGCGGCGATGATCCGCGCCGGCCTGGCCACCCGCGCCGACATCAACGCGCTGGCCGCCCGCGTCGGCATGAGCGGCTACTCGGTGCAGGTCTCCGCGGCCGGCTTCAAGCGCGCCGCCGACCGCGCCTCGGCGGCCGACCTGGCCGACACGATGAGCTTGCGTAAGGTCGACATGTCCGTCCAAGACGCGCCCAAAGGCGCCGTCATCGCCTGGGCGCCCGGCTGCCGCGGCTTCCACTCGCGCTACGGCCACATCGAAATCGCCCAGGGCGACGGATACGGATGCTCCGACTACTGCGGGCAGCTCAAGGCCGACGCCAGCTGCGCCAGCGTCTACGTGCCGACGAACTGA
- a CDS encoding isoamylase early set domain-containing protein: protein MIKKQRLKSRPVCKVTFEIPAGEVEADEVELMGDFTDWDPVPFKQLKSGKWKVQQDVEQGGRYEFRYRIKRDGEVIYDNDPDADGFVPNEFGTENGVLECK, encoded by the coding sequence ATGATCAAAAAGCAGCGTCTCAAGAGCCGTCCTGTGTGCAAGGTCACCTTTGAAATACCGGCCGGAGAAGTCGAGGCCGATGAGGTGGAGTTGATGGGGGACTTCACCGACTGGGATCCGGTCCCTTTCAAGCAGCTCAAGAGCGGCAAATGGAAGGTCCAACAGGATGTCGAGCAGGGTGGACGCTACGAGTTCCGTTACCGAATCAAACGAGACGGCGAAGTGATCTACGACAATGATCCCGACGCCGACGGGTTCGTGCCTAACGAGTTTGGCACTGAAAACGGCGTCCTCGAATGTAAGTAG
- a CDS encoding YbgA family protein yields MSTAKKKETSSTVGRHFVTPKVVMSACLELEKCRHDGQRIADSFVRRLYSYVQVVPICPEFAIGLGIPRDTIRLVDDGDGGTRLIQPATGRDLTDKMESFAAQFLDQVGEVDGFVLKNSSPSCGTSQVKVYAAPENSPGVRREAGIFAREVLERFDGLAVEDEGRLRNYPIRHHFLTRLFSLAELREVGNSPTFGKLIDFQRRYKHLLLVHNETEMRVLGRLVANEDGLSPEEVYEKYVTHFRNALSSKPSRGVHVNALTHMYGHFKDKLADPERDEFLDMLEEYRNHHLPLNALLTVLRSWCARFEYDYLADQAYLEPYPRELIAMRDSGKGLEF; encoded by the coding sequence ATGAGCACCGCAAAGAAGAAAGAGACGAGCTCGACGGTCGGCCGACACTTCGTGACCCCGAAGGTGGTCATGAGCGCGTGTTTAGAACTCGAAAAGTGTCGCCATGACGGGCAGCGCATCGCCGATTCGTTCGTTCGACGGCTCTACAGCTACGTGCAGGTGGTGCCGATTTGTCCCGAATTTGCGATCGGGTTGGGCATCCCCAGGGATACGATTCGGCTGGTCGACGATGGCGATGGCGGCACCCGCTTGATCCAACCGGCGACCGGGCGCGATCTGACCGACAAGATGGAGAGCTTCGCTGCTCAGTTTCTCGACCAGGTCGGCGAGGTCGACGGGTTCGTGCTCAAGAATAGCTCGCCGTCATGTGGCACCAGTCAGGTCAAGGTCTACGCTGCGCCCGAAAACTCCCCGGGCGTGCGCAGGGAGGCGGGCATCTTTGCACGTGAAGTCCTCGAGCGATTCGACGGGCTCGCCGTCGAGGACGAGGGACGCCTTCGCAATTACCCGATTCGCCACCATTTCCTGACGCGCCTCTTCTCGCTGGCCGAGCTTCGAGAGGTCGGTAACTCGCCCACCTTTGGTAAGCTCATCGACTTCCAGCGCCGCTACAAGCACCTCCTGCTCGTCCATAACGAGACCGAGATGCGCGTGCTCGGGCGGCTGGTGGCGAACGAAGACGGGTTGAGCCCCGAAGAGGTGTACGAAAAGTACGTCACACATTTCCGCAACGCGCTGTCGTCGAAGCCTAGCCGTGGCGTGCACGTCAACGCACTCACCCACATGTACGGTCATTTCAAAGACAAGTTGGCCGACCCCGAGCGTGACGAGTTTCTCGATATGCTCGAAGAATATCGCAACCATCACCTACCTCTGAATGCGCTGCTGACCGTGTTGCGCTCGTGGTGCGCGCGCTTCGAGTACGATTATTTGGCCGATCAGGCGTACTTGGAGCCATACCCGCGCGAACTGATCGCGATGCGCGATTCTGGGAAGGGATTGGAGTTTTAG
- a CDS encoding queuosine salvage family protein: MTDERREAGGAVFEEIRAACARVAGAAERVHIERDKLDAYARSLPVDKLHSPVIEPEHHYLGHGEQTVAYVLALDSINFGSGYFPELEPRNGLVGYFMVAHALGDFFEANAPVSAGDLIALTPEDCAEIFGQNLSNEAVAELMGLFSQALEDLGRFVLADFGGRFASVVEAAGGRASALVDIVSKMPLFRDVADYHDTTVPFYKRAQILAADLWLAFDGEGPGAFSDLDGLTLFADNLVPHVLRLDGLLRYDETLAERIDRGDRLEANSPEEVEIRACGVHVVELLVERLTALGRAVTAFELDNYLWHLGQDPRFETKPRHHTRTVYY, translated from the coding sequence ATGACTGACGAACGCAGAGAGGCAGGCGGCGCGGTCTTCGAGGAGATCCGCGCCGCCTGCGCGCGTGTGGCTGGTGCCGCAGAGCGTGTGCACATCGAACGCGACAAACTCGACGCATACGCACGCAGCCTGCCGGTAGACAAGCTGCACTCCCCCGTGATCGAGCCCGAGCACCATTATCTGGGCCACGGTGAGCAAACTGTGGCCTATGTGCTCGCGCTCGACTCCATCAACTTTGGATCGGGGTATTTCCCCGAGCTCGAACCGCGTAACGGGCTCGTGGGCTATTTTATGGTGGCCCACGCGCTCGGGGATTTTTTCGAGGCCAATGCACCTGTGTCGGCAGGCGACCTGATCGCGTTGACGCCCGAGGATTGCGCCGAGATCTTTGGCCAGAATCTCTCGAACGAGGCGGTTGCCGAGTTGATGGGATTGTTCAGCCAGGCGCTCGAAGATCTGGGACGGTTTGTCTTGGCTGACTTCGGCGGGCGCTTTGCCTCGGTGGTCGAGGCGGCCGGAGGTCGCGCCTCGGCGTTGGTCGACATCGTCAGTAAGATGCCGCTCTTCCGCGACGTCGCCGATTACCACGACACAACGGTGCCCTTTTACAAGCGTGCGCAGATCCTTGCCGCAGATCTATGGCTCGCCTTCGACGGCGAGGGGCCGGGCGCGTTTTCAGACTTGGATGGTCTGACGCTCTTTGCCGACAACCTCGTCCCGCACGTGCTGCGCCTCGACGGTCTCTTGCGCTACGACGAGACGCTCGCCGAGCGTATCGACCGCGGCGACAGGCTCGAAGCCAATTCCCCCGAGGAGGTCGAGATTCGCGCGTGTGGCGTCCACGTGGTCGAACTCCTCGTGGAACGGCTGACCGCGCTAGGACGAGCGGTAACGGCCTTCGAACTCGACAATTACCTGTGGCACCTCGGCCAAGACCCGCGTTTCGAGACGAAGCCGCGCCACCATACGCGCACCGTGTATTACTGA
- the mnmD gene encoding tRNA (5-methylaminomethyl-2-thiouridine)(34)-methyltransferase MnmD: protein MSDHIDIVETADGSKTLYDRQKQVHYRNMAGAQTESRYVFLEGSGLVQRPAPWRVLELGFGAAVNFTQTVAAFEAQRAAGGRLEYHAVEYAPVSPELLDFHAGEAGDMARAALGEARDTGEVATVTSTDGLLELHVYPVKWVDFESPGLDAHAVFYDPFGPRSEPDSWTVECFENARRHLAADGVLATYSAATHVKRKLFEAGFCVASAPGPGRKREVTFASPTRETLEGRDGFEMLSRDKYLEQDHD, encoded by the coding sequence ATGAGTGACCACATCGACATCGTCGAAACCGCCGACGGCTCCAAGACGCTGTACGACCGGCAAAAACAGGTCCACTACCGCAACATGGCTGGCGCGCAGACCGAGTCGCGTTACGTGTTTTTGGAGGGCTCCGGCCTCGTCCAGCGCCCTGCCCCGTGGCGGGTGCTCGAGCTGGGATTTGGCGCGGCGGTCAATTTCACCCAGACGGTCGCAGCCTTCGAAGCCCAACGCGCCGCCGGCGGCCGCCTCGAGTATCACGCCGTCGAGTACGCGCCGGTCTCCCCCGAGTTGCTCGACTTCCATGCAGGCGAAGCCGGTGACATGGCGCGCGCGGCGCTCGGCGAAGCTCGAGACACAGGCGAAGTCGCCACCGTCACCAGCACGGACGGCCTTCTGGAATTGCACGTGTACCCGGTAAAATGGGTCGACTTCGAGTCGCCCGGCCTCGACGCCCACGCCGTTTTCTACGACCCGTTCGGCCCGCGCAGCGAGCCGGACTCTTGGACGGTCGAGTGCTTCGAGAACGCGCGCCGCCACCTCGCGGCTGACGGAGTGTTGGCGACGTATAGCGCGGCGACTCACGTCAAGCGCAAGCTCTTCGAGGCCGGCTTTTGCGTCGCCTCGGCGCCCGGCCCCGGACGCAAGCGCGAGGTAACCTTCGCCTCGCCGACGCGCGAAACGCTCGAAGGTCGAGACGGCTTCGAGATGCTCTCACGAGACAAGTACCTGGAGCAGGATCATGACTGA
- a CDS encoding NAD(P)/FAD-dependent oxidoreductase: MTEIAIIGSGLAGLSLTQSLLDRGVDAESITVIDADDDERASDVPGILMHPFPGRSMKPKPGHMAIAQKSVAYLRRLADEMADGAILELPMARPLIGEMGERLQASWEEARAEYPEWFESRLVAGDELAEVDPNLAAFDEAIVYRPAFSVDTNALRRHLRAKFTQAGVHLVDRTPVERLERAGDRWRLVTDAEPIEADKVILALGFGIAEWFPGLPIHGRGGEVMIVRPPDDGELRCIINASGHVAPKGDGTWSAGSTYWSPEEFDGRTDELAKTQLLERCTRLVPALEGGEPVSYGRGIRAMYRGDNRPLVGDVPGLPDAFVFGAFGSKGLLRIPALADQLAAHLCDAGEIGERASTARVKTDKWTPAAGKLG, encoded by the coding sequence ATGACTGAGATTGCGATTATCGGCTCGGGCCTGGCCGGCCTGAGCCTCACCCAGAGCCTGCTCGATCGCGGCGTCGACGCCGAATCGATCACCGTCATCGACGCCGACGACGACGAGCGCGCCTCCGACGTGCCGGGCATCTTGATGCACCCGTTTCCCGGCCGCTCGATGAAGCCCAAGCCAGGCCACATGGCCATAGCCCAGAAAAGCGTGGCATACCTGCGCAGGCTCGCCGACGAGATGGCCGACGGGGCGATTCTCGAACTTCCGATGGCGCGCCCGTTGATCGGTGAGATGGGCGAGCGGCTCCAGGCGAGTTGGGAAGAGGCGCGCGCGGAGTATCCCGAGTGGTTCGAGAGCCGACTGGTCGCCGGCGACGAACTCGCCGAGGTCGATCCGAACCTGGCTGCGTTCGACGAAGCGATCGTCTACCGCCCGGCGTTCTCGGTCGACACCAACGCGCTTCGGCGCCACCTGCGCGCCAAATTCACCCAGGCGGGCGTGCACCTGGTCGACCGGACGCCGGTGGAGCGTCTCGAACGCGCGGGCGATCGATGGAGACTCGTCACCGACGCCGAGCCAATCGAAGCCGACAAGGTCATCTTGGCGCTCGGCTTCGGCATCGCCGAGTGGTTCCCCGGCCTTCCCATTCACGGCCGTGGCGGCGAGGTCATGATCGTACGGCCTCCCGACGACGGCGAGCTTCGCTGCATCATCAACGCATCGGGCCACGTGGCGCCCAAGGGTGACGGCACCTGGTCAGCCGGCTCGACCTACTGGTCGCCCGAGGAGTTCGATGGGCGCACCGACGAACTCGCAAAGACGCAACTCCTCGAGCGCTGCACGCGCCTCGTACCGGCGCTCGAAGGCGGCGAGCCGGTCTCCTACGGTCGCGGCATTCGCGCGATGTATCGCGGCGACAACCGCCCCCTGGTGGGTGATGTGCCCGGCCTCCCCGACGCGTTCGTCTTCGGCGCATTCGGCTCCAAAGGCCTGTTGCGCATCCCCGCGCTGGCCGACCAACTCGCCGCCCATCTGTGCGACGCCGGCGAGATTGGCGAGCGCGCGAGCACTGCACGCGTCAAAACCGACAAGTGGACACCTGCAGCCGGCAAGCTCGGCTAG